From Pagrus major chromosome 2, Pma_NU_1.0, one genomic window encodes:
- the LOC141020364 gene encoding uncharacterized protein, producing MLKLLDSESTVCLLQVLVSVCWMSRECCRLTGQSVLLLTKLMTLNMATTGECGFRAFLLNRIPPVEQRGIILSVTLCEGRGAELHDLHTQHKKLRVTAQEQKQQLCLDLMGLALQGVLSETKTVTGIVGQSITLNTRVTGLHGDDQILWSYGPKQHVLVNYMDGELVRIESERFQLDRVTVCLTILSLSPEDAGSYKGQIINGNGSTHYFHLIVEKPAEPSTDTEGSSPDSAADQKTHVVAVLVVAVGVVLFA from the exons ATGTTGAAGCTTTTGGATT CAGAATCTACAGTATGTCTCTTGCAGGTACTTGTGAGTGTTTGCTGGATGAGTAGAGAGTGTTGTAGACTGACAGGCCAGTCTGTTCTACTGCTGACCAAATTAATGACACTAAATATGGCCACAACAGGAGAATGTGGATTCAGAGCATTTTTGCTCAACAGAATTCCTCCTGTTGAGCAGAGAGG TATCATCCTGTCAGTCACTCTGTGTGAGGGCCGAGGGGCTGAACTTCACGACCTACACACTCAACATAAGAAACTAAGAGTCACAgcacaggaacagaagcagcagctgtgtttagACCTGA tgggACTTGCTTTACAAGGTGTACTGAgtgaaaccaaaacagtgacagGCATAGTTGGTCAGAGCATCACTCTGAACACTAGAGTTACTGGACTACATGGTGACGATCAGATCCTCTGGTCTTATGGTCCAAAGCAACATGTCCTAGTCAACTACATGGATGGAGAACTGGTACGGATTGAATCAGAAAGATTCCAGCTGGACAGAGTTACTGTATGCCTCACCATTCTCTCTCTAAGCCCAGAAGACGCTGGTTCCTATAAGGGACAGATTATCAATGGGAATGGGTCTACGCACTACTTTCACCTGATTGTTGAGA AGCCTGCTGAACCGTCCACTGACACTGAAGGATCTTCCCCTGACAGTGCTGCTGACCAGAAGACTCACGTGGTGGCTGTCCTGGTTGTTGCTGTAGGCGTTGTGCTGTTTGCCTGA